From a single Corynebacterium kroppenstedtii DSM 44385 genomic region:
- a CDS encoding aldo/keto reductase, translating to MTDSSKTTNQQSIPTLSTDRYTAPALGFGTYRLWGQSGAKSVETALTMGYRLIDSAYNYENEGTVGAGIRAAIDKGIVSRDDVTVTSKLPGRYQEHDQALSAIEESLYRTGLDYIDLYLIHWPNPKQGKYVEAWKALMEARDRGLIRNIGVCNFTPEHLDTLGRETGELPVINQVELHPYFNQAETRAYDNEHGIITEAWSPLARGAVFEEDTIVSIAKNHDASVGQVVLAWHRAIGSLAIPKSASEKRQKENLDSLHVTLTSDEVEAINALTKPDGREKDQDPDEYEEF from the coding sequence ATGACTGATTCCTCCAAGACAACTAACCAACAATCAATTCCCACCCTGTCCACCGACCGATACACCGCCCCTGCGCTGGGCTTTGGCACGTACCGACTGTGGGGACAAAGCGGTGCAAAGTCCGTGGAGACCGCGCTCACTATGGGCTACCGCCTCATCGACTCCGCCTACAACTACGAAAACGAAGGCACCGTCGGGGCGGGAATTCGCGCAGCCATCGATAAAGGAATTGTCTCGCGCGACGACGTCACCGTGACAAGTAAACTTCCCGGCCGATACCAGGAACATGACCAAGCACTGAGCGCCATCGAGGAATCCCTGTACCGCACCGGACTGGACTACATCGACCTGTACCTTATCCACTGGCCGAACCCAAAACAGGGCAAATACGTTGAGGCGTGGAAAGCATTAATGGAAGCCCGGGATCGTGGGCTTATCCGCAACATCGGTGTATGCAACTTCACGCCGGAGCACTTGGACACCCTCGGGCGGGAGACGGGCGAGCTTCCCGTCATTAACCAGGTCGAGCTGCACCCATACTTCAACCAGGCTGAGACTCGCGCCTATGACAACGAGCACGGGATCATCACCGAGGCGTGGAGCCCTCTTGCCCGAGGTGCCGTCTTTGAGGAAGACACCATCGTTTCCATCGCGAAGAACCACGACGCATCCGTCGGCCAGGTTGTTCTTGCATGGCACCGGGCCATCGGGAGCCTCGCCATTCCGAAGTCCGCGTCGGAAAAGCGTCAAAAGGAAAACCTCGATTCCTTACATGTCACGCTGACGAGCGACGAGGTCGAGGCGATCAATGCCCTCACCAAGCCCGACGGCCGTGAGAAGGACCAAGACCCCGACGAGTACGAAGAGTTCTAA
- a CDS encoding MFS transporter: MDSKEPSSASDSQFAGRASSADSAYDPWKGDPSGVDDASAPEERNAPAFPFLTFDPSLKELTSSGGRHRRREVDVLRPEDEVSFMGYPLTGGGQRHRQDESESSGSGYPGFPSSPTGVSGYDGEILEGEILGTDDGADAAPGREDDTSHDQGLYAQPLEDSFDRPEVGDADSRPDDPLSGDADSGGVPAADVTGPQSSAVKTKPATKTAKNSGAKTKPAKPGKKPTGRRYPHAKFWSTVAGSVASLMMTLDMTIVLVALPDIGESLKLSLSGSQWIVNAYTLAFAALLLGVGSLSDLVGRRGIFIVGQLVFVAASVGCMTADAENWMIVARAIQGAGGAMVFGSSLPLLSDVFGPGEEKQRTSAVAVFMAAGAAAVALGPLVGGAIVEFFDWRWIFAINIPIGLLIIMGTLIGVPKDAQQWRWQALEDRKARLLAEGRFDEAEQLEDQQVEETVPPISWLTLIVASVFLFALNYALLTGPDDGWTDGKVFIGFGVSLAGLVLLVWMQLAKGDKAMIDVRMFAIPSFSAVTIVAFAARLFSFGMMPYIVLWLSGAVGLSSLEVGYVTTALAIPIILFSPVAIQLGKKIKVSAIQALGMIIIAAGLLLGLKLNSNSGWVDIIPMYIVVGIGTGLMLPHLMDVAVSVVAPRKTGTATGIANTAFPLGTSFGVAIYGAILTAATSSGLKAVSFPTASVMNTQAGAQQLPPGVPTPAPQLPPGAVLSPDKSTITMDAPQKIVDLASSGQFPLIRQHAPMFADKALESYINGLHNVLIIAAVLAAVGALVALIFIRDKDRYEIRSQKEYN, from the coding sequence GTGGACTCTAAGGAGCCATCGTCTGCGTCGGACAGCCAATTTGCTGGCCGAGCTAGTAGTGCGGACAGTGCGTATGACCCGTGGAAGGGTGATCCGTCAGGCGTGGATGACGCGTCGGCGCCGGAAGAACGTAACGCGCCGGCGTTTCCGTTTCTCACGTTCGATCCAAGTTTGAAGGAATTGACCTCGTCGGGTGGCCGCCATCGGCGCCGTGAAGTCGATGTTCTCCGCCCCGAAGACGAGGTTTCTTTCATGGGGTATCCGCTCACCGGTGGCGGACAGCGTCATCGGCAGGATGAGTCGGAGTCCTCGGGATCGGGGTACCCAGGCTTTCCCTCATCGCCGACGGGTGTGTCGGGCTATGACGGCGAAATCCTTGAGGGTGAGATCCTCGGTACCGACGATGGAGCAGACGCTGCGCCGGGCCGAGAGGATGACACTTCTCATGATCAGGGCCTTTATGCCCAGCCCTTGGAAGATTCGTTCGATCGTCCTGAAGTCGGGGACGCGGATTCCCGTCCCGACGACCCCCTGAGCGGAGACGCCGACAGTGGTGGCGTACCCGCCGCTGACGTAACGGGGCCACAATCCTCTGCAGTCAAAACAAAGCCTGCAACAAAGACGGCTAAAAACTCCGGGGCGAAAACGAAGCCGGCCAAACCGGGGAAGAAACCGACTGGCCGTCGTTACCCTCACGCGAAGTTTTGGTCCACCGTAGCGGGATCTGTTGCCTCGCTCATGATGACCCTTGACATGACGATCGTCCTGGTGGCACTGCCGGACATCGGCGAGAGCCTCAAGTTGTCATTGTCGGGCTCACAGTGGATCGTCAACGCATACACCCTAGCGTTCGCGGCGTTGTTGCTGGGGGTCGGCAGTCTGTCCGACTTGGTTGGACGCCGAGGCATCTTTATAGTTGGGCAGTTGGTATTCGTCGCTGCATCGGTCGGATGTATGACGGCGGATGCCGAAAACTGGATGATTGTGGCTCGAGCTATTCAGGGGGCCGGGGGTGCCATGGTCTTCGGGTCCAGTTTGCCCCTTCTTTCCGACGTTTTTGGCCCTGGCGAGGAAAAACAGCGGACGAGCGCGGTGGCTGTGTTCATGGCGGCCGGTGCTGCAGCGGTGGCGTTGGGCCCACTCGTCGGTGGCGCCATTGTCGAATTCTTCGACTGGCGCTGGATCTTCGCGATCAACATTCCGATCGGGTTACTGATCATTATGGGAACGTTGATCGGTGTGCCAAAAGACGCGCAGCAGTGGCGTTGGCAAGCTTTGGAAGATAGGAAAGCACGCCTGCTAGCTGAGGGGCGCTTCGACGAGGCGGAGCAGCTTGAAGACCAGCAGGTTGAAGAGACGGTGCCGCCGATCTCGTGGCTCACGCTCATTGTGGCGTCGGTATTCCTCTTTGCCTTGAACTATGCGCTCCTGACCGGCCCGGATGATGGCTGGACTGATGGCAAAGTCTTCATCGGTTTCGGCGTAAGCCTGGCTGGTTTAGTTCTGTTGGTGTGGATGCAGTTGGCTAAGGGCGACAAGGCCATGATTGACGTCCGCATGTTTGCCATCCCGTCGTTCTCTGCGGTGACCATTGTTGCGTTTGCGGCCCGACTGTTCAGTTTCGGAATGATGCCGTACATCGTTCTCTGGCTATCCGGGGCAGTGGGCTTAAGTTCGCTCGAAGTTGGGTACGTGACGACGGCACTTGCTATTCCGATTATTCTGTTCTCACCTGTGGCGATCCAGCTGGGTAAGAAAATTAAGGTTTCTGCCATTCAGGCCTTGGGAATGATCATTATTGCCGCTGGCCTGCTCCTCGGCCTAAAGCTGAATTCCAACTCTGGCTGGGTGGACATCATTCCGATGTACATCGTGGTCGGCATTGGTACAGGGCTGATGCTTCCGCACTTGATGGATGTTGCTGTCTCTGTTGTTGCTCCGCGTAAAACGGGTACCGCAACGGGTATTGCCAACACAGCTTTCCCCTTAGGGACGAGTTTCGGTGTGGCTATCTATGGTGCGATTTTGACAGCCGCAACGTCATCGGGGTTGAAGGCGGTTTCCTTCCCGACGGCATCAGTGATGAATACGCAAGCGGGTGCGCAGCAGTTGCCACCGGGGGTTCCTACGCCTGCGCCTCAGCTGCCACCGGGAGCGGTGTTATCGCCGGATAAATCGACCATCACGATGGATGCTCCGCAGAAGATTGTCGACTTAGCGTCGAGTGGACAGTTCCCGCTGATTCGCCAGCATGCCCCGATGTTTGCTGACAAGGCCTTGGAGTCGTACATCAACGGATTACATAACGTGCTGATTATTGCCGCGGTTTTGGCTGCTGTTGGCGCTCTTGTCGCACTGATCTTTATTCGCGATAAAGACCGTTATGAAATTCGGAGCCAGAAAGAGTATAACTAG
- a CDS encoding DUF3145 family protein, with product MSQTHSGDKALLEVATSGMCSGIWEKASRRSWRGSQLTALLGDNLRRTVMIYVDNGGAELVRQLLRTGEPFCVIEYGKSMWRFTPSLGLHVADIDDLGNVVLTEHRLRAILAETTTRQEIDAAIRSALGEAWDYAPELVPAADDEAANVDLDRDYDATLVRQT from the coding sequence ATGTCGCAAACCCACTCGGGGGATAAAGCGCTACTTGAGGTTGCGACGTCGGGAATGTGTTCCGGAATATGGGAGAAAGCAAGCCGTCGGAGCTGGAGGGGAAGCCAGCTCACCGCGCTTCTTGGTGACAACCTAAGGAGAACGGTGATGATTTACGTCGACAACGGTGGGGCCGAATTGGTGCGCCAACTTTTGCGTACCGGAGAGCCCTTTTGCGTTATTGAATACGGAAAAAGCATGTGGAGGTTTACGCCGAGCCTAGGGCTGCATGTTGCAGATATTGATGATTTAGGAAACGTCGTCCTGACGGAGCATCGGCTTCGCGCGATTCTTGCCGAGACAACAACTCGTCAGGAGATCGACGCTGCCATTCGCAGCGCATTAGGTGAAGCCTGGGATTACGCTCCAGAGCTAGTGCCCGCCGCCGACGATGAAGCGGCGAACGTGGATTTGGACCGCGACTACGACGCGACGCTCGTGCGTCAAACATGA
- a CDS encoding YdcF family protein: MVVGAVLITAVLVCGTALRIWQFARHDDDTPSDVIVVMGAAQYNGTPSEWFAARLDKAATMYQEGTAPVIATLGGKQEGDQYTEAEAGKMYLEKLGVPSSAIVPISDGSDTLTSARALAEYSHNENRHWSSAVVVTDPWHALRARTMVRDQGFTTHSVSTRHGPSVWSRDAQFSGILHETGGLIFYQATHRSNVMSEQDVEDLLK; the protein is encoded by the coding sequence GTGGTGGTTGGTGCCGTGTTGATCACCGCTGTATTGGTCTGCGGTACGGCGTTACGAATTTGGCAGTTTGCCCGCCATGATGACGACACTCCCTCTGATGTGATCGTGGTGATGGGGGCCGCGCAGTACAACGGGACGCCGAGTGAATGGTTTGCCGCGCGCCTAGACAAGGCCGCCACGATGTACCAGGAGGGCACTGCCCCCGTTATCGCAACCTTGGGCGGCAAGCAGGAGGGCGACCAGTACACGGAGGCTGAGGCCGGCAAGATGTACTTGGAGAAGCTGGGCGTGCCGTCGTCGGCAATTGTTCCCATCAGTGACGGTTCGGATACCTTGACCTCTGCGCGGGCCCTTGCGGAGTACTCGCACAATGAGAACCGTCATTGGTCCTCGGCGGTGGTGGTGACCGATCCGTGGCATGCGTTGCGTGCGCGCACGATGGTTCGGGATCAAGGGTTTACGACGCATTCCGTATCGACGCGCCACGGGCCGTCGGTGTGGTCGCGTGATGCGCAGTTTTCGGGGATTCTGCATGAGACCGGCGGTTTGATTTTTTATCAGGCGACGCATCGCTCCAATGTGATGTCGGAGCAGGATGTAGAGGATTTGTTGAAGTAG
- the dnaG gene encoding DNA primase: MARGRIPESDIDAIRERTPIEEVVGEYVQLKPAGSDSLKGLSPFKDEKTPSFHVRPNKGYYHCFSTGKGGDVFSFLMEMEQVSFPEAVEQCAERIGYTINYQGGGPGRREEPGTRQRLVAINKATQEFYREHLDTDEAAPARQFLLDRGFSQDHAEQFGCGYAPGGWDTLTKFLLRKGFDVKELEAAGVTSQGRRGPIDRFHRRLTWPIRNTANDVIGFGARKLFDDDKLGKYMNTPETLLYKKSKVLFGIDQAKKNIAERHQAVIVEGYTDVMAMHAAGVTTAVAACGTAFGADHLQMVRRLMLDDSHFRGEMIYTFDGDEAGQKAAMRAFEGNQEFLGKSFVSVAPNGQDPCDLRLSGGDAAVRDLVMSRIPMVEFVVRTTLASFDLHTTEGRLQAMEAVAPAVASVKDTTLQKAYARKLSGWLGWDDVSDVEAAVRRAARKPQSSGLKRGRVRQQRDTWSVKSPAASGPQGSTQPRFTRPNPRNGELAGEREALKIALQEPAAAAELFDVLPAESFRHPTYREVSEGIRRAGGCAAAADVESGGNSWVTKVIENLPQPMGESMVTELMVEPIHYEGEDMEWFVRSTMVRLQAVWVGNQIAELKSTLERLRPSDDEYNNLFGDLVALEQYRTGLIKQATQRPL, encoded by the coding sequence ATGGCCAGAGGACGAATCCCGGAGAGTGACATCGATGCGATCCGTGAGCGCACGCCGATCGAGGAGGTCGTGGGCGAATATGTGCAGCTAAAACCCGCCGGCTCAGATTCGCTCAAGGGGCTATCGCCCTTTAAAGACGAGAAGACCCCGAGTTTCCACGTCCGCCCCAACAAGGGGTACTACCACTGCTTTTCGACGGGGAAGGGCGGCGACGTTTTCAGCTTCCTCATGGAAATGGAACAGGTGTCGTTCCCGGAGGCCGTGGAGCAGTGTGCGGAGCGGATTGGTTACACCATTAACTATCAAGGTGGGGGTCCGGGACGTCGGGAGGAGCCGGGAACTCGCCAGCGACTCGTCGCCATTAATAAAGCCACCCAGGAGTTTTACCGCGAACACCTGGACACCGATGAAGCTGCGCCGGCACGGCAGTTCTTACTCGACCGCGGTTTTTCTCAGGACCACGCGGAGCAGTTTGGGTGTGGCTACGCGCCGGGCGGATGGGACACGCTGACAAAGTTCCTGCTCCGCAAGGGGTTTGACGTCAAAGAACTGGAGGCCGCTGGGGTGACTTCTCAGGGCCGTCGTGGGCCGATTGACCGTTTTCATCGACGCCTGACCTGGCCGATCCGCAACACCGCGAACGATGTCATTGGTTTCGGTGCCCGCAAACTCTTCGACGACGACAAGCTGGGGAAGTACATGAACACCCCGGAGACCTTGTTGTACAAGAAGTCGAAGGTGCTGTTCGGGATTGACCAGGCGAAGAAGAACATTGCCGAGCGGCACCAGGCGGTCATCGTTGAGGGCTACACGGATGTCATGGCCATGCACGCCGCTGGGGTGACGACGGCGGTTGCCGCGTGTGGAACAGCGTTCGGGGCGGACCACTTGCAGATGGTGCGACGCCTCATGCTGGATGACTCCCATTTCCGCGGTGAAATGATTTATACCTTCGACGGCGATGAAGCAGGGCAGAAAGCAGCCATGCGTGCCTTCGAGGGAAACCAGGAGTTCCTGGGCAAAAGCTTCGTCTCTGTCGCACCGAATGGTCAGGACCCGTGCGACTTGCGCTTGTCCGGCGGTGATGCCGCCGTGCGTGATTTGGTGATGTCTCGGATTCCGATGGTGGAGTTCGTTGTACGAACGACGCTTGCCTCGTTCGATCTTCACACGACGGAGGGGCGGTTGCAGGCCATGGAGGCCGTTGCCCCCGCGGTCGCGAGCGTCAAAGACACCACATTGCAGAAGGCGTACGCCAGGAAGCTGTCTGGGTGGCTTGGTTGGGATGATGTGAGCGACGTTGAAGCCGCTGTACGGCGAGCCGCCCGCAAGCCACAATCGTCCGGGCTGAAGCGCGGACGGGTACGCCAGCAGCGGGATACGTGGAGTGTGAAATCCCCAGCCGCGAGTGGTCCGCAGGGTTCCACTCAGCCGCGTTTTACCAGGCCGAACCCTCGCAATGGTGAACTCGCCGGGGAACGTGAGGCGCTCAAGATCGCCCTGCAAGAACCAGCTGCCGCCGCTGAATTGTTCGATGTTCTGCCCGCCGAGAGCTTTCGGCACCCCACCTACCGCGAAGTATCCGAGGGTATTCGTCGCGCCGGGGGGTGCGCTGCGGCCGCGGATGTGGAGTCTGGTGGGAATTCGTGGGTGACGAAGGTTATTGAGAATCTCCCGCAGCCGATGGGGGAGTCGATGGTGACTGAGCTCATGGTGGAGCCGATCCACTATGAGGGTGAAGACATGGAGTGGTTCGTGCGGAGCACGATGGTCCGACTGCAAGCAGTCTGGGTGGGCAACCAGATTGCTGAGCTCAAGTCGACGCTGGAACGCCTGCGGCCGAGCGACGACGAGTACAACAACCTGTTTGGCGACTTGGTGGCGCTCGAGCAATACAGGACGGGTTTGATTAAGCAGGCGACGCAGCGGCCTCTATGA
- a CDS encoding deoxyguanosinetriphosphate triphosphohydrolase — protein MYPYSERDHERRVVEGPKDAQLAGATPEMRDDFDRDRARVLHSAALRRLADKTQVVTPQTGDTPRTRLTHSLEVAQISRGIAAGLGVDTDLAELAGLSHDIGHPPYGHNGERALDELAQDCGGFEGNAQTLRILSRLEAKVCDVRDGHPVSVGLNLTRASLDATCKYPWTASSPQGVARKKYSAYDEDAPLLEWIRRGAPEGRKCLEAQIMDVSDDIAYSVHDVEDAVLSGRVSLNVLWDLVEIAQLAQEGAGVFGGDPDALVDASDRLRQLPVIAEAADYDGTLGASVSLKAMTSQLVGRYISATVAATRRAMTNGDESAWTEEMAAGRFSNDLVVPPDIVAEITLLKSVAVLYVMDQSLHQKNQERQRDRLFRVKDYLYAGAPTSLDPLYQGWWNEASTDAERLRVVIDQLASMTESRLERLDRSARDWSAGWS, from the coding sequence GTGTACCCGTATTCAGAGCGGGATCATGAGCGCCGTGTGGTGGAGGGGCCGAAGGACGCTCAGTTGGCGGGGGCGACGCCGGAAATGCGGGACGATTTTGATCGAGATCGCGCCCGGGTGCTGCATTCTGCCGCGTTGCGTCGGTTAGCGGATAAGACGCAGGTGGTCACTCCGCAGACGGGGGATACGCCACGGACTCGGTTGACCCATAGCCTCGAGGTCGCCCAGATCAGTCGGGGCATTGCTGCGGGGCTCGGGGTGGATACTGATTTGGCCGAGTTAGCGGGGCTTAGTCATGATATTGGCCATCCGCCCTATGGCCACAACGGGGAGCGGGCTTTGGACGAGCTCGCCCAGGATTGCGGTGGTTTTGAGGGGAATGCTCAGACATTGCGTATCTTGAGCCGTCTTGAGGCGAAGGTGTGCGATGTTCGCGACGGCCACCCGGTGAGTGTGGGGTTGAATTTGACGCGTGCGTCGCTGGATGCGACGTGTAAGTACCCGTGGACGGCATCGAGCCCGCAGGGTGTCGCGAGGAAAAAATATTCGGCCTATGACGAGGATGCTCCGCTGTTGGAGTGGATCCGTCGCGGTGCTCCCGAGGGCAGGAAGTGCCTGGAAGCCCAGATTATGGATGTCAGTGACGACATCGCCTACTCGGTGCACGACGTGGAGGACGCCGTGTTGTCGGGCCGCGTCAGCCTCAACGTGTTGTGGGACCTGGTCGAGATTGCCCAGTTAGCGCAAGAGGGCGCGGGTGTCTTTGGCGGCGATCCCGATGCACTCGTCGACGCTTCCGATCGGTTGCGCCAGCTGCCGGTCATTGCCGAGGCTGCTGATTACGACGGGACGTTGGGCGCGTCGGTGTCCTTGAAGGCGATGACATCGCAGCTGGTGGGTCGCTATATTTCCGCGACGGTTGCTGCGACTCGACGTGCGATGACGAATGGGGACGAGTCGGCGTGGACGGAGGAGATGGCCGCAGGGAGGTTTTCCAACGACCTCGTTGTGCCACCCGATATTGTGGCCGAAATCACGCTGTTGAAGTCGGTGGCGGTGCTCTACGTCATGGATCAGTCGCTGCATCAGAAGAACCAGGAGCGTCAACGTGATCGGCTCTTCCGCGTGAAAGATTATCTGTATGCGGGCGCGCCGACGAGCTTGGATCCCCTCTATCAAGGCTGGTGGAATGAGGCCTCGACGGACGCCGAGCGGTTGCGCGTTGTCATTGACCAGTTGGCCTCGATGACGGAGTCCCGGCTCGAGCGGTTGGATAGGTCCGCTCGAGATTGGTCAGCAGGATGGAGTTAG
- a CDS encoding serine hydrolase domain-containing protein has protein sequence MNDWPVNNAASSVDGKMTGDPTRVFELASVTKLLTSRAVLVAVEEGVCDLTTPVGPATVAHLLAHASGVGFATTEPEKAPETRRIYSSAGYEILADYIEKETEIPFPDYLQEAVCQPLGMTDTELYGSAGHGARSTLRDMDLFAQEMMNPELVSDPHYEVWYPDLAGVVPGYGMFKPCPWALGPEVKGKKGLPRERGGSGRQHWTGTVLPSHTVGHFGQSGTFLWTVPGEHYAVVLTDRDFGDWAKPLWSTWNDARARELGYSA, from the coding sequence ATGAACGATTGGCCCGTAAACAACGCCGCAAGCTCCGTCGACGGAAAGATGACGGGGGATCCCACTCGAGTATTTGAGCTCGCCAGCGTCACCAAACTCCTGACTTCCCGCGCTGTGCTGGTCGCCGTGGAGGAGGGAGTCTGCGACCTGACAACACCCGTAGGTCCAGCGACGGTGGCACATCTGCTTGCCCACGCTAGCGGCGTCGGTTTCGCCACGACCGAACCTGAAAAGGCTCCGGAAACTCGACGTATCTATTCCTCAGCGGGCTACGAGATCCTGGCGGACTACATCGAAAAAGAAACCGAGATCCCGTTCCCGGATTATCTGCAAGAAGCGGTATGCCAGCCTCTGGGAATGACTGACACTGAACTTTATGGATCGGCAGGCCACGGTGCGCGATCCACACTGCGCGACATGGACTTGTTCGCCCAGGAAATGATGAACCCGGAATTGGTGTCGGACCCCCACTATGAAGTGTGGTACCCGGATCTGGCCGGCGTTGTTCCCGGCTACGGGATGTTCAAACCGTGCCCGTGGGCTCTGGGGCCTGAAGTGAAGGGGAAGAAGGGACTCCCGCGTGAACGCGGAGGATCGGGCCGTCAACACTGGACCGGCACAGTATTGCCCTCACATACCGTTGGGCATTTTGGGCAAAGCGGAACGTTCCTCTGGACCGTCCCGGGTGAGCACTACGCCGTGGTCCTCACCGACAGGGACTTCGGCGACTGGGCCAAGCCATTGTGGAGCACATGGAATGATGCACGGGCCCGAGAATTGGGATACAGCGCTTAA
- a CDS encoding DUF1720 domain-containing protein, whose protein sequence is MSDLNVSLRPNENGVHLAKAPSRLVTFWQKTTLAVTDQRIAINRPRLLFGLVPIGNRLNNIELGSVSHTETKKTFNLTYLITSAFLFVLSLTWFISSFHAKKPGIDEYYSEHPNGTISPLILIVSLICMLLTIGLAANSYRSRLVIADNFGGQDEVDLSALAHTEVTNFSNGFNQYIGYTPQNQAPQSQFSAPQQRGGQQPNPTNYQNPGVANGYSQPQRTDGNSSNTQTEENGWG, encoded by the coding sequence ATGTCTGATCTCAACGTTTCTTTGCGCCCCAACGAAAACGGCGTTCACCTTGCTAAGGCCCCATCAAGACTGGTTACCTTCTGGCAGAAAACCACGTTAGCGGTTACCGATCAGCGCATTGCTATTAACCGGCCACGTCTATTGTTCGGTTTAGTCCCCATCGGTAATCGGCTCAATAACATCGAGTTGGGCTCAGTATCTCATACCGAGACGAAGAAAACGTTTAATCTCACCTATTTAATTACTTCGGCGTTCCTTTTTGTTCTCAGTCTGACTTGGTTTATCAGCTCTTTCCATGCGAAGAAACCAGGAATCGACGAATACTACAGTGAACATCCCAACGGAACGATCAGCCCACTCATTCTGATCGTGTCACTGATTTGCATGCTGCTCACCATCGGTCTGGCTGCCAACTCATACCGATCGAGGCTGGTGATTGCCGATAACTTTGGTGGCCAGGACGAAGTCGACCTTTCCGCCCTGGCACACACAGAAGTGACTAACTTCTCCAACGGATTCAACCAGTACATCGGTTACACCCCACAGAACCAAGCCCCACAGTCGCAATTCAGCGCTCCACAACAACGAGGAGGCCAACAACCTAACCCCACCAACTATCAAAATCCTGGTGTAGCTAACGGATACAGCCAGCCACAACGAACCGACGGCAATTCCTCAAACACCCAGACAGAGGAGAATGGTTGGGGTTAG
- a CDS encoding ribonuclease domain-containing protein, whose product MARIRGASGSIPACNANQLPDQARVVVDDIKSGGPFDYPQKDGSHFGNYENALPHKKSNYYREYTVDEDKTDHSRGPARIITGGSTATHPDVWYYTSDHYSSFCEMQEN is encoded by the coding sequence GTGGCTCGCATAAGGGGGGCATCAGGCTCCATCCCTGCGTGCAACGCGAACCAGCTGCCTGATCAGGCACGCGTGGTCGTCGACGATATCAAGTCCGGTGGACCGTTTGATTACCCGCAGAAGGACGGATCTCACTTCGGGAATTACGAGAACGCACTCCCTCACAAGAAGAGCAACTACTACCGCGAATACACCGTCGACGAGGACAAGACGGATCACAGCCGCGGGCCGGCCAGGATCATTACGGGCGGTTCGACCGCCACGCACCCCGACGTGTGGTATTACACCAGCGACCACTACTCATCATTCTGTGAGATGCAGGAAAACTAA
- a CDS encoding acyl carrier protein — protein sequence MNVFHEVKSIVAKYGHVDPDDITLDSTVDSLGLDSLSVIDIGVGIEEHSGRRVDQEQIDSFTSIRDMVDFMEQDS from the coding sequence GTGAACGTTTTTCATGAGGTCAAAAGCATTGTGGCGAAATATGGACACGTTGACCCGGACGACATCACCCTTGACTCCACCGTGGATAGCCTTGGCCTGGATTCACTATCAGTAATCGATATCGGCGTGGGCATCGAGGAACACTCGGGGCGCCGCGTGGACCAGGAACAGATCGATTCGTTCACGTCGATTAGGGACATGGTCGACTTCATGGAGCAGGATTCCTAA
- a CDS encoding trimeric intracellular cation channel family protein, producing MDIISVYRIIDLTGVFINGILGGAIARRRKFDAIGFGLLAILSGLGGGLLRDTLLQNGLPAALKEPIYLGVALSGGLVAMTVSLEREQWNKLLKIGDGIVLGVWAVTGTIKALNAGLLWPSAMLLGMITAVGGGMIRDITIGVVPAIFGGNTLYATSALLGSGMMVLFNSFQLQTVGMVVSASFASILSIVAYFKGWGLPNNPDWAPVTMTAGQLRRLMLTRAMVEPDERLARKQRRKLRRRKDDGGSHSSI from the coding sequence ATGGACATTATCTCCGTCTATCGCATTATCGACTTAACCGGTGTCTTCATCAACGGTATCCTGGGAGGCGCAATCGCGCGTCGTCGAAAATTCGACGCTATCGGGTTCGGCCTTCTCGCGATCTTGTCCGGCCTCGGCGGCGGTTTACTCCGAGATACGCTCCTTCAAAACGGACTCCCCGCCGCGTTAAAAGAGCCGATTTACCTCGGCGTCGCATTATCGGGCGGACTCGTCGCCATGACAGTGTCGCTAGAGCGAGAACAATGGAACAAGCTCCTCAAAATCGGTGACGGCATCGTCCTCGGAGTCTGGGCAGTAACCGGGACAATTAAAGCCCTCAACGCTGGTTTGTTATGGCCCTCCGCGATGCTCCTTGGCATGATTACCGCCGTCGGCGGCGGAATGATCCGCGATATCACCATCGGCGTTGTCCCCGCGATTTTCGGTGGCAACACCCTGTATGCCACGTCGGCACTTCTTGGTAGCGGGATGATGGTGCTCTTCAACAGTTTCCAGCTTCAAACCGTGGGCATGGTGGTCTCAGCGTCGTTCGCATCCATCTTGTCCATCGTCGCCTATTTCAAAGGGTGGGGGCTACCCAATAACCCCGATTGGGCACCAGTCACCATGACAGCAGGTCAACTCCGACGGCTCATGCTCACGCGCGCTATGGTTGAACCTGATGAACGATTGGCCCGTAAACAACGCCGCAAGCTCCGTCGACGGAAAGATGACGGGGGATCCCACTCGAGTATTTGA